The following are from one region of the Eubacterium sp. MSJ-33 genome:
- a CDS encoding collagen-binding domain-containing protein, with translation MRKKAVRRIWQTMIAGIVGGACIFGCGNLEAVLADTATVTDATVGDATAGEADSDTDIQSSETIFDGAVSAQADATESDAAQMHVNMEKDDISVLNAVAQAALVSNKKYAGQYHIDYILSHYGYFVQNDLEGDYVSDTVGAIVVGNCLNLKNTIGKVKSAASYAKYLIDLADYHAGSWNDTTGIDTNFYYTESYMSYKDWLTNRMVKVADDYINMDEAFDTIMQESKVLEKGGQAGYMEQGDLVIDFADSRTITVSGADFTNAKRVILKNVTAEDIFSNAYTISVSGDSDYILDTSKIEICGTPLNNNYFFNLVNNRPGGLQGGQYYSGGFGLVWNFPDAKNITANFLTGHIVAPSGNVSLIGGNHEGQVIARNVKASSESHFYPYNVTTTESGTTTEVVTTTESGTTTESGTTEAVTTTESSTTTESGTTEVVTTTESGTTTENVSTSQSSTSAEYQTTAEQLTTRETLVVMPKADIKPVTSNEVKTGDIMALGIVITLLVAAGAGILLITVLWEHKKK, from the coding sequence ATGAGGAAAAAAGCAGTAAGAAGAATCTGGCAAACTATGATTGCTGGTATTGTCGGAGGGGCGTGTATTTTTGGATGCGGTAATCTGGAGGCTGTGCTCGCAGATACTGCAACTGTGACTGATGCGACAGTGGGGGATGCAACGGCAGGGGAGGCTGACAGTGATACGGATATCCAATCTTCGGAAACTATATTTGACGGAGCGGTCAGTGCACAGGCGGATGCCACGGAATCAGACGCAGCACAGATGCATGTAAATATGGAAAAAGATGACATTTCTGTTCTAAACGCTGTTGCACAAGCAGCTTTGGTGAGTAATAAAAAATATGCGGGTCAATATCATATAGATTATATTTTGTCACATTACGGCTATTTTGTACAAAATGATTTGGAGGGTGATTATGTTTCAGATACTGTTGGTGCAATCGTGGTAGGAAATTGTCTGAATCTGAAAAATACGATTGGAAAGGTAAAATCCGCAGCATCTTATGCGAAATATTTGATTGATCTTGCTGATTATCATGCCGGTTCGTGGAATGATACAACAGGGATAGATACGAATTTTTATTATACGGAAAGCTATATGTCATACAAAGACTGGTTGACAAACCGTATGGTGAAAGTTGCGGATGATTATATCAACATGGACGAAGCGTTTGATACTATCATGCAGGAATCCAAGGTGTTGGAGAAAGGCGGTCAGGCAGGATATATGGAACAGGGAGATCTGGTCATCGACTTTGCAGATTCCAGAACGATTACAGTCAGCGGGGCAGATTTTACAAATGCGAAGCGTGTGATTCTGAAAAATGTAACAGCCGAAGATATTTTTTCGAATGCATATACGATTTCTGTTTCCGGAGATAGTGATTATATTTTGGATACTTCAAAAATCGAAATTTGTGGCACGCCATTAAATAACAATTATTTCTTCAATTTGGTAAATAACAGGCCAGGAGGTTTACAGGGAGGGCAGTATTACAGCGGTGGATTTGGATTGGTCTGGAATTTCCCGGATGCAAAAAATATAACAGCGAACTTTCTGACCGGACACATTGTTGCACCATCCGGCAATGTATCGCTTATTGGTGGCAATCATGAAGGTCAGGTAATCGCACGTAATGTAAAGGCAAGCTCGGAGTCACATTTTTATCCATATAATGTAACGACAACAGAAAGTGGCACGACAACAGAAGTTGTTACAACAACGGAAAGCGGAACAACAACAGAAAGCGGAACAACAGAAGCCGTTACAACAACAGAAAGCAGCACAACAACAGAAAGCGGAACAACAGAAGTCGTTACAACAACAGAAAGCGGCACAACAACAGAAAATGTTTCAACATCACAGAGTAGTACATCGGCAGAATATCAGACAACAGCAGAGCAGCTTACAACAAGAGAGACATTGGTTGTTATGCCAAAGGCTGACATAAAGCCGGTTACATCAAATGAGGTAAAAACAGGAGATATCATGGCGCTGGGAATTGTGATAACTCTGCTTGTGGCTGCCGGTGCAGGAATCTTACTGATTACAGTCCTTTGGGAGCATAAAAAGAAATAA
- a CDS encoding family 10 glycosylhydrolase, translated as MAVCLFLSVFDNTVQTVKQYLPKQANIEESKRACWISYIDIQKYLSDKNEAAFRAKVHAMYNTVKKNGMNTVIVHARAMGDAFYPSEYFPYSEYLSKNRKQPTYDPYEILVSAAHDEGLKFEAWVNPYRISIGTETTESFMQTPYYVKYQSMIIEYESESGTCLSLDPENAEAQQLVVDGVSEIMTRYPVDGIHFDDYFYMPGMKDSCSVEVKKQAVNKLVHSVYCVIKEKNKDCEFGISPAGNPDYARSQGADIDTWVSEEGYIDYIMPQIYWTDHYRTESGEVQMFSERSLQWMQLRTNPHIKLYIGLALYRAGEVSDTDVGWSMQNNNLAEQWSRSDGMGYDGFALFRYAYLEESSAQTELENLQTYLKKQTGILTSDVEAYLVYTVKMQTLTWQEAKLDGVVAGFTNQSLAVEAIRIQLGSLAPRGNVRYVTENGQGQGIWKRDGQQTGSDIGEETISGIRINLTGEIAQQYDIIYRVYINEHGWTEFEKNGSYAGGGMIQAIQVKLIKKIE; from the coding sequence ATGGCAGTCTGTCTGTTTTTATCTGTTTTTGATAACACTGTACAAACGGTAAAACAATATTTACCAAAACAGGCAAATATAGAAGAGAGTAAAAGAGCCTGTTGGATATCCTATATTGATATTCAAAAGTATCTTTCTGACAAAAATGAGGCTGCTTTTCGGGCAAAAGTACATGCTATGTACAATACTGTAAAGAAAAATGGAATGAATACAGTGATTGTACATGCACGTGCCATGGGAGATGCTTTTTATCCATCGGAATATTTTCCGTATTCGGAGTATTTATCGAAGAATCGGAAACAGCCGACGTATGATCCGTATGAGATTCTTGTTTCTGCAGCGCATGATGAAGGGCTTAAATTTGAGGCTTGGGTGAATCCGTATCGTATTTCCATCGGAACGGAAACGACAGAAAGCTTTATGCAGACACCCTATTATGTAAAGTATCAATCCATGATTATAGAATATGAATCAGAAAGTGGAACCTGTCTTTCTCTTGATCCCGAAAATGCGGAAGCGCAGCAATTGGTTGTGGATGGTGTATCAGAAATTATGACACGATATCCGGTCGATGGCATTCATTTTGATGATTATTTTTATATGCCGGGGATGAAGGATTCCTGTTCCGTGGAAGTGAAAAAACAGGCGGTCAATAAGTTGGTTCATTCTGTATATTGTGTGATTAAAGAAAAAAACAAGGATTGTGAATTTGGAATCAGTCCGGCTGGAAATCCGGACTATGCAAGGTCACAGGGGGCTGATATTGATACATGGGTATCGGAAGAAGGATATATTGATTATATTATGCCTCAGATTTATTGGACAGATCATTACCGGACTGAAAGTGGAGAGGTGCAGATGTTCTCGGAACGGAGTCTGCAATGGATGCAATTGCGTACAAATCCACATATAAAATTATATATTGGGCTGGCATTATACCGTGCAGGAGAAGTTTCGGATACGGATGTCGGCTGGTCGATGCAAAATAATAATCTGGCGGAACAATGGTCACGAAGTGATGGGATGGGATACGATGGATTCGCATTGTTTCGATATGCTTATCTGGAAGAATCGTCTGCACAGACAGAACTGGAAAATCTACAGACGTATCTGAAAAAACAAACGGGAATATTGACATCGGATGTGGAAGCATATCTGGTATATACTGTCAAAATGCAGACACTTACATGGCAGGAAGCAAAGCTGGATGGCGTTGTTGCAGGTTTTACAAATCAGAGTCTGGCGGTGGAGGCAATCCGTATACAACTAGGATCTTTGGCACCGCGTGGAAATGTACGGTATGTAACAGAGAACGGACAGGGGCAGGGAATCTGGAAGAGGGATGGACAACAGACCGGCAGTGATATCGGGGAAGAAACTATATCAGGAATCAGAATTAATCTGACCGGTGAGATTGCGCAGCAATATGATATTATATATCGCGTATATATCAATGAGCATGGATGGACGGAATTTGAAAAAAATGGTTCTTATGCAGGAGGAGGAATGATACAGGCTATTCAGGTGAAACTTATAAAAAAGATAGAATAA
- the rimP gene encoding ribosome maturation factor RimP, giving the protein MKKQEIEQHCTDLVTPIIAEHGFELVDVEYVKEGSDYYLRVYADKEGGINIDDCVLISRSLEEKLDAADRLTDPYILEVSSPGLTRPLKKDKDFKRNLGKKVEVKLYRAVDGCKEFEAVLTGYTDTTITLQLVDSEDPKDFSRNDISMIRLAFE; this is encoded by the coding sequence GTGAAAAAACAGGAAATTGAACAACACTGCACTGACCTTGTAACTCCGATTATTGCGGAACACGGGTTTGAACTTGTAGATGTGGAGTACGTGAAGGAAGGCTCGGACTATTATCTGCGCGTTTATGCAGATAAAGAAGGTGGCATCAATATTGATGACTGCGTATTGATTAGCCGGAGTCTGGAAGAAAAACTGGATGCTGCAGACCGGCTGACGGACCCATACATTTTGGAGGTGAGTTCTCCGGGACTTACAAGACCGCTTAAAAAGGACAAGGATTTCAAACGGAATCTGGGCAAAAAAGTGGAGGTAAAGCTTTATCGGGCAGTGGATGGCTGCAAAGAATTTGAGGCAGTTCTGACTGGCTATACGGATACAACAATTACCTTACAGCTTGTGGATTCCGAGGATCCAAAAGATTTTTCAAGAAACGATATTTCTATGATAAGATTGGCATTTGAATAA
- the nusA gene encoding transcription termination factor NusA: protein MSEIIDALNQLEREKSVSKELVMEAIEKSLVAACEKDYGKNVLVEAHMDRETGAITVVRKKEVVEEVENDENQISLTQAKAMDSKYEIGDFVEYPLESMDFGRMAAQKARSIIIQNIKEGERDAIYERFACKEHDIVNGVVQRFVDNTIYISLDEKTETRLKENEQVKSEHYKVGDHIKLYVVEVKKPEKKENKRKDGKDKKNNTGINIHVSRTHPELVKRLFENEIEEIQNGVVEIMGISRDAGSRSKLAVRSLDPNVDPVGACVGMAGARVNTIVDDLKGEKIDVIAWDEDPEVYIKNALSPSDVIWVQAYTEDQDGKQKKCARVVVPDDQLSLAIGKEGQNASLAAKLTGYKIDIKSESQARDLGMIIDDYEDNYAGNFEDEE, encoded by the coding sequence ATGTCAGAGATTATTGATGCTTTAAATCAATTAGAGCGCGAAAAAAGTGTCAGCAAGGAACTGGTGATGGAGGCAATTGAGAAATCATTGGTGGCAGCCTGCGAGAAAGATTATGGAAAGAATGTACTTGTGGAAGCGCATATGGATCGTGAGACAGGTGCAATCACTGTTGTACGCAAGAAGGAAGTTGTTGAGGAAGTTGAGAATGATGAGAATCAGATTTCTTTAACACAGGCAAAGGCAATGGATAGTAAGTACGAAATCGGTGATTTTGTGGAATATCCACTGGAGTCTATGGATTTTGGACGTATGGCTGCACAGAAGGCAAGAAGTATTATCATCCAGAATATCAAAGAGGGTGAACGTGATGCAATCTACGAGCGTTTTGCATGTAAGGAGCATGACATCGTTAATGGTGTTGTACAGCGTTTTGTGGATAATACAATCTATATCAGTCTTGATGAGAAGACAGAGACAAGACTCAAGGAAAATGAGCAGGTAAAATCTGAACATTACAAGGTTGGAGACCATATCAAGCTGTATGTGGTTGAAGTGAAGAAACCGGAGAAGAAGGAAAACAAACGCAAAGATGGCAAGGATAAGAAAAATAATACAGGTATTAACATTCATGTATCCCGTACACATCCAGAGCTTGTAAAGAGACTTTTTGAAAATGAAATCGAAGAGATTCAGAATGGTGTGGTAGAAATCATGGGAATCTCCAGAGATGCAGGATCCCGTTCGAAGCTTGCAGTTCGTTCTTTAGATCCAAACGTTGATCCGGTTGGTGCCTGTGTAGGTATGGCAGGCGCGAGAGTGAATACAATCGTTGATGATTTAAAGGGAGAGAAGATTGATGTTATTGCATGGGATGAAGATCCGGAGGTTTACATCAAGAATGCACTGAGCCCATCGGATGTTATCTGGGTTCAGGCATACACGGAAGATCAGGATGGAAAGCAGAAGAAATGTGCAAGAGTTGTTGTACCGGATGATCAGTTGTCGCTCGCAATTGGTAAAGAAGGACAGAATGCAAGTCTGGCTGCAAAGCTGACTGGCTATAAGATTGATATTAAGAGTGAGTCACAGGCACGAGATCTGGGTATGATTATTGATGATTACGAAGATAACTATGCCGGTAATTTTGAAGATGAGGAGTAG
- the rnpM gene encoding RNase P modulator RnpM, which yields MAKQIPLRQCVGCREMKPKTALVRVIKTPEDEICLDKTGRKNGRGAYICLNQTCLEKAKKSKALERSLKTDIPEEIYQTIAEEMI from the coding sequence TTGGCAAAGCAGATACCACTTCGACAGTGTGTAGGCTGTCGTGAGATGAAACCAAAGACGGCGCTTGTCAGAGTAATAAAAACGCCGGAAGACGAGATATGTCTGGATAAAACCGGTCGAAAAAATGGCAGAGGTGCCTATATCTGTCTGAATCAGACATGCCTGGAGAAAGCAAAAAAGTCAAAAGCACTTGAACGTTCGTTAAAGACAGACATTCCGGAAGAAATCTACCAGACCATCGCAGAGGAGATGATATAA
- a CDS encoding L7Ae/L30e/S12e/Gadd45 family ribosomal protein, with translation MVQNQNRALSMLSIAAKAGKVQSGGFLTEKAIQEGVAYLVIIAENASNNTQKKFMDKCKYYEIPYTVAFDSITLGRQIGKQERTVLAVTDVGLAKQISDKLD, from the coding sequence TTGGTACAAAATCAGAATCGTGCATTGTCTATGCTTTCAATTGCAGCAAAGGCAGGTAAAGTACAGAGTGGCGGATTTCTGACTGAGAAAGCGATTCAGGAGGGCGTTGCATATTTAGTGATTATCGCGGAAAATGCATCAAACAATACGCAGAAGAAATTCATGGATAAATGTAAGTATTATGAGATTCCGTATACGGTCGCGTTTGACAGTATAACACTTGGCAGACAGATTGGAAAACAGGAACGGACAGTGCTTGCTGTGACAGATGTGGGTCTGGCAAAACAGATTTCTGACAAGTTGGATTAG